Proteins encoded together in one Coffea arabica cultivar ET-39 chromosome 2c, Coffea Arabica ET-39 HiFi, whole genome shotgun sequence window:
- the LOC113727506 gene encoding uncharacterized protein, producing MRLKALLQESNGGKLKRGTIRNIASLFKTSVRTVQRIWKLAAITSTDGRVDVSRRFSKRCGRKRVDIDFTLIMAIPLRRRTNIRSLSSEMKVSKSTLHRRIKEGAIRPHSNALKPQLTDQNKQVRLNFCLSMLEPESLNSNPTFMSMFNVVHIDEKWFYMTKECKKYYLHPQEEEPLRTCKSKKFIVKVMFLAAVARPRFDCSGNPTFDGKIGIFPFVFKEPAKRSSKNRMAGTLETKPILLVTKEVYRRYLIEQVLPAIRGVSRIEPLASRSRAARIRARLELVNIEFESSSSQLNRSRARARAQKH from the exons ATGAGATTAAAAG CTTTATTACAGGAAAGTAATGGCGGTAAATTGAAAAGGGGAACCATCAGGAACATTGCAAGCCTATTTAAAACAAGTGTTAGGACAGTTCAGAGAATTTGGAAGCTAGCAGCAATTACTTCTACAGATGGAAGAGTTGATGTATCACGCAGATTTTCTAAAAGATGCGGAAGAAAACGAGTGGATATTGATTTTACTTTGATCATGGCAATTCCTCTCCGGCGTCGGACAAACATCAGGTCACTTTCCAGTGAAATGAAAGTGTCCAAATCAACCCTTCACCGACGAATTAAAGAAGGTGCTATAAGGCCACACTCAAATGCACTCAAACCACAATTGACAGATCAGAATAAGCAAGTAAGGCTTAACTTTTGCTTGTCAATGCTTGAACCAGAAAGTCTCAACAGCAATCCAACATTTATGAGTATGTTCAATGTTGTGCATATTGATGAAAAGTGGTTTTACATGACTAAAGAATGTAAAAAATATTATCTTCATCCTCAAGAAGAAGAACCTCTTAGGACATGTAAGAGCAAAAAGTTCATTGTGAAAGTTATGTTCCTAGCTGCTGTTGCTCGACCACGTTTTGACTGCTCTGGTAACCCAACATTTGATGGGAAAATTGggatttttccttttgtatTCAAAGAACCAGCAAAGAGGAGTAGTAAAAATCGTATGGCAGGTACATTAGAAACTAAGCCAATATTGTTAGTGACCAAGGAAGTATATAGGAGATATTTAATTGAACAGGTTTTGCCTGCAATTAGGGGTGTTtcgcgaatcgagccgctcgcgagccgatcgcgagcggctcgaatacgagctcgactcgagctcgtcaatatcgagttcgagtcgagctcgagccaattaaatcgatctcgagctcgagctcgagctcaaaaacattaa
- the LOC113724539 gene encoding uncharacterized protein — protein sequence MIRNNNTSLTAFIISWHILRTIEDDPGLKVKSILSFVKENLKVDVSYKKAWYARRKAIELVFGSWEANFAELPQYLDALVQSNPSTVVEWSHHSDSLDRVKTFKYVFWAFGPAIETFHMCRSVICVDGTHLRDEYKGKLLVAVTQDANNKILPIAYAIVDEETISSWSWFMEQLRYNVALDRHPICVIFDRHNGIIYTMTHFDYWEEPLT from the coding sequence ATGATTAGAAATAACAATACAAGCCTGACGGCTTTTATTATTTCATGGCACATCCTCCGTACCATTGAAGATGACCCTGGATTAAAGGTCAAGAGCATACTAAGTTTCGTTAAAGAAAACTTGAAGGTTGATGTGTCTTACAAAAAAGCCTGGTATGCCAGACGTAAAGCAAttgaacttgtatttggatcttgGGAGGCGAATTTTGCCGAACTACCACAGTATCTCGATGCCCTGGTGCAATCCAATCCAAGCACCGTGGTTGAGTGGTCACATCATTCAGATAGTTTGGATCGAGTTAAGACTTTTAAGTATGTATTTTGGGCCTTTGGACCGGCTATTGAAACATTTCACATGTGCAGGTCGGTTATATGCGTTGATGGCACTCATTTGCGTGACGAATACAAGGGCAAACTCCTTGTTGCAGTCACTCAAGATGCGAACAACAAGATTCTGCCAATTGCTTATGCCATAGTGGATGAGGAGACGATTTCCAGTTGGTCGTGGTTCATGGAACAATTAAGATATAATGTGGCACTTGATCGACATCCTATCTGTGTCATTTTCGATCGTCACAATGGTATAATATATACCATGACACACTTTGACTATTGGGAGGAACCTTTAACCTAA